One genomic window of Metopolophium dirhodum isolate CAU chromosome 4, ASM1992520v1, whole genome shotgun sequence includes the following:
- the LOC132942822 gene encoding uncharacterized protein LOC132942822, whose protein sequence is MPLHIKRQENVMMLAIQLARNNMVSSVQSCPSIQAIVDENNLNLKDIIISQTPFFPPWTSISNMIDTSLTSLPKNTTSSQIYVQEFKNILDQYSNFIKIYTDASKTESNVGIAIIYNDLEEITYKLSVECSIYTAEAIAILKALEYSLEKQNNNFVILSDSLSSIISIANTHKPNDISKKIQLAISAHHVKGNIVKLMWVPGHSSIKGNEKADMLAKKIALTTPNGIITNISAHDAKRTIKLISAKSWQNLWSTQRTKLNEIKQSTLHWPNNHPNRKIESSINRLRIGHTKLTHGYLMSREEPPICSSCGVKLTIKHIMTECNTYRDAREHNQLPEDIFESLGPNLPVSNIIAFLQQSGLLKLI, encoded by the coding sequence atGCCCCTGCATATTAAACGCCAGGAAAACGTCATGATGCTGGCCATACAACTTGCTAGAAACAATATGGTATCATCTGTACAATCATGCCCGTCCATACAAGCAATTGTAGACGAAAATAATCTGAACCTCAAAGACATTATTATCTCCCAAACGCCCTTCTTTCCTCCATGGACCTCGATCTCTAATATGATAGACACAAGTCTTACCAGTCTGCCCAAAAACACAACCAGCTCACAAATTTATGTTCAAGAATTCAAAAACATCTTAGATCAGTActccaattttataaaaatttacacCGACGCATCCAAAACTGAAAGCAACGTGGGAATCGCTATCATATACAATGACTTAGAAGAAATAACATACAAACTTTCAGTAGAATGCTCCATATACACCGCTGAAGCAATTGCTATTCTTAAAGCCCTTGAATATTCACTAGAAAAACAGAATAATAACTTTGTCATCCTAAGCGACTCCCTAAGCTCTATAATAAGTATTGCCAACACTCACAAACCTAATGATATATCAAAGAAGATTCAGCTTGCTATCTCTGCCCACCACGTCAAAggaaatatagtaaaattaatgtgGGTTCCAGGACACTCATCAATAAAAGGCAACGAAAAAGCTGACATGCTCGCTAAAAAAATAGCATTAACAACCCCCAACGGCATTATCACAAACATCTCTGCTCACGATGCTAAACGCACAATAAAACTCATATCAGCAAAATCCTGGCAAAACCTATGGTCCACACAGAGAACTAAACTTAATGAGATAAAGCAATCAACCCTACATTGGCCAAACAACCACCCAAATCGGAAAATAGAATCCAGCATCAATAGACTCCGAATAGGCCACACCAAACTCACTCATGGTTACCTAATGTCTCGTGAGGAACCCCCTATATGCTCATCCTGTGGCGTCAAGTTAACGATCAAACACATCATGACCGAGTGTAACACATACCGCGATGCAAGGGAACACAACCAACTTCCGGAAGACATATTTGAAAGCCTCGGACCTAACCTACCAGTCTCCAATATAATAGCCTTCCTTCAACAATCTGGTTTGCTCAAACTAATCtaa